In Gemmobacter sp., the sequence CCGCGAAGGCAAGAGCGCAGGTGGCGTGGCGGTGGGCGGCGGCGCGGGCACCACGCTCGCGGACCTGCCCGAATGGACGATCCTCTTGGTGGTCGCGGTCGTGGTCTTGGCGGTGATCAACCTGCTCGGCCGCCGACGGCACGAGCAGGAGCGGGCAGCAGCGTTCCAAGCGGTCGCGGAGGAGGCACGGGCATGAAGCTGAAGGGATATCGGACGCTGATCCTTAACACCGTCGCGGGCGCGCTGGCCGCGCTCGAGGTGGCGCTGCCGCATGTAGTCGATGTGCTCGGGATGCCCGAGCTTCGCGGGATCCTGCCGCAGGGCTGGCTCCCCTACTACGCTCTGGCGCTGGCGCTGCTGAACATCTGGCTTCGGACCATCACCACCACGCCGGTCGGGAGGAAGGAGCCGTGAGCTGGTTCGTGGGGCTGCTGACTGGCGGGATCATCCAGCAGTTCACCGCGCCCCTGCTCGAGGCACACCGCCTCCGACTCGCCGCGCAGAACGACAGCGAGCGCCTGGCGGCCGAGAAGCAGATCGCAAGCCTCGAGGCGGCGCGGGATATTGCGCTGGCCGAGCAGTCGGATCGGTGGAGCGCGACGCGCATCGGTCGGCTCCTGATCGTGGTGCCATTCGGCCTCTGGTGGACCGCCGTCTTCGCCGTCTCCATCTTGAACCCGCTTTTCGGCTGGACGCTGACCATCGACGACATTCCCTCCCGCTTCTGGGATATCGCGACCATCCTGATCCCGGCCGTGATCCTCGGCGACGCTGGGGCGCTGGCCGCGCGGCGCTGGGCGCGATGACGGTCGAGCCGGTGGTCGAGGCGTCAGAGGACGGGCGGAGCTTCACGATCACAAAGAGCGCGTGGTCGGGCACATATCCGATCGATGCCCTGCCGCGTCAGCTGAAGTTCTATCGGCAGCTGCGGGACAGGAAGAACGGTGCCTACGCCCTGCATTACCAGCCCACTGTCGAGGCATTGGAGAAATTCAGGCGCCGAAAGGCATACACGACCGAACGCAGGGCCAAACCGGCCTTCAAGACCAGAAATCGCGCTCAGATCGCGCATCAGATGCCCGAACCATGGCAAACCGTGCCCAAGAGGCTTGATCTGTGCGCAACGCAGTGAAAAGACGGAGGAGAAGAAATCCAACTTGGGGAATGTCGGTTCAATGTTGCGCTTGGGTCGCATTGAAGTTTGAGGATAATATAATGCGAATATTAGAGCTTGACGGCCTTAGAGCAGTCGCCGTCTTAATGGTTTTCTTTGCGCATGCTGGAGTATTCCTTCCCGGCGGCGGTGTCGGTGTAGATGTATTTTTCTCGATAAGCGGCTACATCATAACAAAGATCCTGCTCGATGAGATGCGATCTACTGGAACAATTTCATTTGGTAAATTCTATAAACGACGAATCCGAAGATTGTGGCCCGCCCTTTTTGGTCTACTGCTTATCTTTTTTATCTATGGTGTCGTCGCAAGTCTTGCCGACGGAAACTTGAGGGCTGGCATACTTCTTTCTGTGGCCGCTTCTGCAGCCAGCTTCATGAATTACGCTAGAGCTTTCGAATTAGGTTCTGGCGGGCTTTTGGGGCATACATGGTCCCTTGCAGTTGAGGAACAATTCTATTTGATTTGGCCTCTCTTACTACTATTTTGCGCTCGCATTTCCAAGAGAACGTCCGTCACCATTCTGCTCGTATCAACAATTCTAATCGCTCTCTGGAGGGGCTGGCTTGGCTTGTCAGGTTCGTGGTGGTATGCTTACCATGCTCTTGAAACCCGCGCCGACGGTCTGATATTTGGTGCGCTCCTTGCATTTGTAGGGGCGGAACATTTCAGGTCATTAGCTAAATTTTGGCTTCTGCCATCTATCTATATTTTAGCTATTGCGATGACGGGAAATTATTGGACATCCACTCCAATGCTTTTAGGCGGGCATTCACTCATTGCGATTGCCTCAGCGTGGCTGGTATGCGCATGCGTGATACAAAATAGTCCGTTTACAACTGTTCTGGCCTCTGCACCTGCTGTTTGGTTGGGTGACAGGTCGTACAGTTTGTATCTTTGGCACTACCCCATCCTAGGAGTTATTGGAAACTATAATCTACCCGCTTGGCTTAACCTTGGTGCCGGTTTTGCGGGATCGCTTGTGGCTGCTGATTTATCTTATAGGCTTCTTGAAAATTCCTTTAGAAAAAGCCGACACCCACCCGCAGTAACTGGATTCTGATTTGAGATTACGTAGGTGTTCCATCCCGGATGGCAGGAGAACCGCTGATAAAAAACTCACCCACGGAAGAAAACTTATGGACGACAGTCCCCGACGGGGCGGTGTCAGCAGACCGTGTTGGCGCGGGTGCGTGACGCGAGCAGCGGGCTGAGCACGTCACGATAGCTGCGGTCCGCAGTGTCACGGGCGGCGTGCCAGCGACCGTAGGCGGCAAGGTTCTTCGAGGCGGGGCCGTAGAACGGCTGCATGAAGGCGCGGAACCGGCCGATCAGGGTGTTCAGGGCGTTCACGGTTCAGAGTACTTATTGTACTTGACCAATCTGAACAATTCGAGCGCGTATTCGTTCTGCAATACGCTGCATCTGGGCGTCTTTCGGATGATCATTTACTCCTGGATGGGAGAAAGTAGGCGGATCATCAAACCTCTGATACAGCCGAACATCGCCAATGAACACAAAGTGCCCGTTGTGACGTTCGCACATTTCTTCGATTAGTGAATCGATATTAGGTTTGCGCCAATAGGTCGAAACACAAAGGATTGTCGTGTCAGGGCCCGCGGCTTCAAGAATGGCTTCGTAGGATAATGCAAACGCCGGAACCACCGCCTCGGTAGTGGTGTTGTCGCCAAGCTGCAAAACAAGAAAATCCGAATCCCGCAGCAGTTCGTCTATAGCATCAAGAGCAGCGTCCAGCTCGCTAGCATCAATTTCCAATGGATACATATTTCTTACGTACGCTGCGTTCCGTGGAACATCCAGCAAGCGTAGAAGAACCGACACGTAATCATTTTCTGGTGTCGATGCTGCCATCCCGTGATCGCCCGTCCAGGAAACTTCATCCGAAGGACTGGCATATGTGATACTATTCCCCAGAACAACAAATCTCTCTGTCCCGTTAGGTTCGGGTTGATCTAGTGAAGGGAGGCTGCTTCGTCCAAGCATATCGCGGAAAGGGGCAGCGTATGAAGCCACTGAACGAATCTGTTCGTAAGGGAAGACTTGGAACTTCCCTACGAGCACGCCGTATCCGAACGAAAACAACCCGAAAAAAATAATCCAAACGCGAAACTTCATTGAGGCGCTCTCCAGAAAAATTGCCGCTCCCCATCAACGGCGCGCTGTTGTTACGTAACGCACTGAGGCCTCAGATTGAAGCCAAGGCTTTTGGGAGTCGATAGGTAAGTTCAGCAGTGGTGCTGGAGACAAAGTCATGAGCGGCTAAAGCCGCGCCGACATAACTGCAATG encodes:
- a CDS encoding acyltransferase, with translation MRILELDGLRAVAVLMVFFAHAGVFLPGGGVGVDVFFSISGYIITKILLDEMRSTGTISFGKFYKRRIRRLWPALFGLLLIFFIYGVVASLADGNLRAGILLSVAASAASFMNYARAFELGSGGLLGHTWSLAVEEQFYLIWPLLLLFCARISKRTSVTILLVSTILIALWRGWLGLSGSWWYAYHALETRADGLIFGALLAFVGAEHFRSLAKFWLLPSIYILAIAMTGNYWTSTPMLLGGHSLIAIASAWLVCACVIQNSPFTTVLASAPAVWLGDRSYSLYLWHYPILGVIGNYNLPAWLNLGAGFAGSLVAADLSYRLLENSFRKSRHPPAVTGF